TTCAGGTACATGGAGAGAGCTGTCCCATGGAACAAAACCACCACAGTCAGATGGGCTGCACATGTTGAAAAGGCTTTTCTTTGACCATCCACTGAGCTGATTCTCAGGATGTTGAAGAGGATGAAAGCATAAGAGATACAAATCAAAAGCATCAGCATAGGAACAAGAAGTACGGTGATCACCAGCATGATTAATTGCACCATGGAGGTGTCCACACAAACAAGTTTTAAGACAGCCAGAATTTCACAAGCAAAATGATTGATGACACTACTACCACACAGAGACAGCTGCAATACAGACACTGGTTCCACCAGGGCAGTGAAGCAGCCTGTCACCCAGGAACCAGCTGCAATCTGCACACAAATCCTCTTGTTCATGATGATGGGGTATCTCAGGGGGTTGCAGATGGCCACATATCAGTCATATGCCATCATGGCCAGGAGCACATACTCAGTGGAGCGCATGGCAAGAGAGAAGTACATCTGAGCGGCACACCCTGAGAATGAGAGTAGTGTTTTTCCCTGAAACAAAGTTTATCAGCATTGGAGGGAAAGCAGAAGAGGTGTACCAGACATCTAAACAAGAGAGGTTGCTGAGGAAGAAGTACATGGGTGTGTATAGGCTGGAATCCAGGATGGTGATGGAGATCAGAATTATATTACCCAGCAAGGTGATCAGGTACATCAGCAAGCACAGCACAAATATGATGACCTCAGCTTTGGGGTAGTAGGAAAATCCCAGGAAGACAAAAATTGTTACAGATGTCAAATTTGCCTGGAACATTTTATTATGTCATGGTCATTTGCATATATGCATAGAATGATTaacattacatattatatataaaacataagatcctctccctttatattttctggtattttttcTTCACATCAACTTGTAGTCTGTGATTAAATGCTTCTCTAGCTTGGTGATAGCATTAGTAATATGTTTTTGAAGGAATTTGTCATCATCAATAAGGAAAATTTCAATCAGGAAGTCAATAAAGTATCTTCAAGGTGTTATTTTTGCTGCAAGACTTTTAAAGGCAATGTTGGGGAATGGCAagctttatttcataaatatgagagactgaggaaagaaaatcatatggggtctttctttttccaaaagcACATTTGTAACTGATCTGTGGTGAAGACATTTGTCTACCTCTGAACCATTGGAATGATTTTCTTCCCCTAGTTGGGTAACAGTCTTCTTACTTAGGAAACTTTTCTGCTTTCCAAGTTCAATATCTTCCGCCATTTGTAGGGTTCTGTCCACAATAATTTGGGAGATTCAGTTAGTAAAAGAAGACAGATTTCTGCAACCACAGATTAATTAACTGAAAAGCTTGAAAATTTAGACAAAGCCCAGACTTCCATCTCAAACCCACGAAAATGCTGATATTCTCGTGATGGGACTTATAGCCGAGATTTCCTTCATATGGCCAGAATTGTCCTGACATATGTGCTCCAGAAACATCCTCCAAAGGACCAGCCATTCACACTGTAAGGCAATTTAAGTTTTTTGTTGCTTGTGAAAAGCTTCTAATTCATGCAGCAAATTAAAGTTAGAAATCTTTTGTACAGtattaaaaattctgaaactCCAGGGACAATCTCCCATAGATCCAATTATAGTCAGTAGCTGATCTGCTCTAATTCTTGTGTTATTCAAACAAGAAATTACCTTTTTCCTGTCTGTGCTGACTTTGGGAAGGGGAACTTTGCTCTTCTCCTAATTGTGTTATTAAATCAGTCAATCTGATTTTTAATTCTCACTGTTTCCCTCTTTGTTTGACTATGGCAAtgtccttgcttttctttccttatttagaCGAGATTCATTGCAGCCATAATACAAATCGTTGaccaaaagggagaaaagaggttGACTGACATCTGACCCAGAGTCCCATTTCCAACTCACTTGTTCAGTTCCTGTAGACCAAGGCTTATATGGCTGGAAATAAATCATTTAGGTTGACCTGATTATACCTAGGGGGAAGGGTCAGAAGAGAACTGTACTTTAGAGATACACTCACAAAGTTAAGTTGGAGGcagtgggacttccttggtggcgtagtggttaagaatccgcctgccaatgcaggggacatgggttcgagccctagtctggaagcaactaagccggtgtgccacaactactgagcctgcactctagagcctgtgagccacaactgctgaagcgcgtgcacctagagcccgtgctctgcaactagagaagccaatgcaatgagaagtccgcgtaccgcaacaaagagtagtccctgctcacggcaactagagaaagcccatgcagcaacaaagacccaacgcaaccaaaaataaaacataaattaattaatgaatttaaaaaaagatggaggcAGTGACTAAGACTGAGGAAGAAGGTTGCTGACCTGACTCCCTACTATGTATAAAGCACCAAACCATACTTCTGCTTTGGAATTACCTTGAAGCAcactgaaaagaagagaaattcagAACCTCCATGGTATTTTCtgtctgaaaaagaaatagccaAAATTTTAACAAGTTTCCTGATGCTTATGAGTCTGTATTCTTCCCTATCTCCAATAATAGCAATAGCATTTACTCACATACTTAGGCCAGTAATCTAGAAGTAATCCCTGATCCTTTCCCCCCCTCTTATTCCATACCAAGCTCAGAAGGAAGTCTGTCATATCTTCCTGAAAAGTACATCTTAGATTTCCAACTTCTAGTAACGATGGAGTATCTTTTGGCAGAGTAGCTTAGATCAGACTAACTCTCCTGCTACTAACAATTATAAACTCTGaatcaaatataaaaaacaaCTGTTTTATGACACTGGAGAGTGATCAAAAGCAGGCATAACAAGAGGGAATCCAACCCCTGAAAGATGTGAACCAGACTGAGTGAGATCAACAGGGCACTCCCGAGTCCATATAGCAGATGGTACTCAAGCAGAAAGTAGCAGTCTTGATCTGAGGAATCAGATTAGCATTTGGGGCTGCCAGAGCAGCTGGAAATGTAGGGATACATCCTGGAAAAGAAGGAGCCATAAAGGAGGAAACTAAACTCTATGTAAAATCTCTCATCAAATCCTTGACTGACCACTGAATTGGGCATGAAGAGAGTGAGGCTTCTTAGAACCCAGGGGAAAGTGACAATTGGAAGGCTAAAGAGTTGAACAGAGATTTTAATAAGAAGTTCACAGCTGGGGAGACAGAGTTTGGCATTCAAGTCCCACCAAAAAGAAGGGCTTGGTAAATACTTCTAGATTTCCATTGAAACCCAGGTTGTTTTTCCATGCATTAGACAGGCATAGTGGCCCAAATAATGGGTGTGGTCTTAAGTGAGATTTGCAGTTACCTCACACAGAGCATTTAAGTTAAGAAGCATCTTAGTTTATACCCCAGCTATTGTGTAGCATAGGAAATATTCTTCAGGGAGTCATGTATTATAGAAGAATCTATAACCATAGAAGGGTTTATTTACTGTACGTGATTTTTACCCAGGGACACTCTGGAAAGGGCATTGAATAGATATGGTCAGTTCACTCCCTCAAACATCATTAGTCTCTGCTCAGAAATCCAGTTGGTAAAGGGCCCATACCGGGaaacctgtcttttttttctctttctcctaagAGATTCCACCTGGTAAAGAAAGTGAATGCATCACAGGCTAGTTGCTTTAACTCCTTCATCCTTGGGTAGATAGAAAATTCCTGTCATAAGGATTTTACACTTTACATTAAGTGATTTAATATTCAACACAGagtgaaagaaattgaggaaccATACTGTAAACCCAAGAGCAACCACTATaaatcctaaaaataaatttagcttaAAAGCTAATAAAGGagatacaatgaaataaaataataataatttaagacTTCATTAAtccaaaaatacagaaataaaagaagacaagtgggcttccctggtggcgcagtggttgagagtccgcctgccgatgcaggggacacgggttcgtgtcctggtccgggaagatcccatatgccgcggagcggctgggcctatgagccatggccagtgagcctgcgcgtctggagcctgtgctttgcaacgggagaggccacaacagtgaggggcccgcgtaccgcaaaaaaaaaaaaaaaaaaagaagacaagtaagaaaaatggaggggacaaatagaaagcaaatagaAAGATAATGGATTTAAACcaaaacatattgataattacattaaatataaatactaaaaACTCCAATTGAAAGACAGAGATTGACAGACTGGATATAAAAAAGTAAGATAcaactttgttgttttaaaaaatacactttggACAAAGATACAGAGAGGTTGAAAGtagaaggatggagaaagatataacAATCAAAGACTAAATAAAAGTTGGAATGGCTATATTAATTGCAGGCAAATTCACTTCAAGAAATAGAATGTTGCCAGAGATAAATGGTAAGAAGGTCAAAGCATCaagaagacattaaaataaaagctaaatgtATATGTAGCTAATAGCATAGCTTCAAATCTATGAAGCAAAAATCGACACGACTAAAgggaaaatagacaaatctataatTATATCGGGAAATTTTTAACACCCACCTTCAATAATTGGTAGAGTAAGTAAAGAGGAATTCAGTATGGATTCAGAAAGTtgaaaaatactatcaaacaagTTGATTTGTTGACATTTGTAAAAACTATTCAACAATTACAGAATATACAGTGTTTTCAAGTGAgtatggaacattcaccaagatagagaTATGCTGgttcataaaacaaatctcaataaattttaaaacactgaaaacatacagaaaatattctctgaccacaacagaatgaaattttaagctaatatcaaaataataattagaaaattcCAAAATCCTTGTAAATTAAGCAGTACACTGCTAAATAAACAGTGTGTCAAAGAAGGAATCACAAgggaaactaaaatatattttgagttgaatgatcatggaaatagaatatgtcaaaatttgtgggatgcagtaaAGCAGTGTTTAGACAGAAAGGAATAGTGTTAAATGATTATAGTAAGATAGAAGAAAAGTTCTTAGTTATCTAAGATTTCAACTAAGGCTGGAAAAATAGGACCAAAGTAACTCCaagtaagtagaaggaaataatgaagagcagaaacaaatgaattagaaaacaacccacaaaaagacagagaaatgaaCAAAGCCAGAAGTTGGCTAtttgaaaagaataatgaaattggTAAACCTCTAGCtaactcattaagaaaaaaagtgaaaccaCAAACTAAACatttcaggaatgaaagagggaataTTACTGCAACAGAGACAGCTTTGCTAGTGAATTTTGTCAATTTAAAGAGTAAACAATCTTACAGAAACATTTATATGAACTCAGAAAAGAGGATAAACTTCCACATATCAGGAGAGAACACCTATAAACCttttttatgaggccaccataatCTGGTACTAGCAAAACCTGACAAGAATATtatgacaaaagaaaattatagaccaatatcactagtGGATATAGActcaataattattaataaaatcttAGCAAATAATATCCACCATTATATCAAAAGGGTATTATATCATGAACAAGTGGGTATTATACAAGAAAGGAAAGATCAGTTTAATATTTGAATATCAACCAATTAATTttatcacattaacagaatagagagaaaaaattcTTATGACCATGTctataaatgcaaatttaaaaatttacaaaaattcaaaccctatttatgataaaatactCTCTGTAAACTAGTAGTAGAAGGATACTTTCATAAGGACATCAGCAATATAGTAAAATAGGAGTTTCCAGAGCTTGTCGCCTCACAGAAACATCAGTTTGAACAACTATCCACAAATGAAAGTACCTTCACGAGAGCAAAGGATTCCAAGTGAGAGATTAAAGATGGGTAAAGACTTCTGGGTTTTCGTTGAAACCCagcacaaaaataagaaaagacccATTAAAGAGGGTAAAACAACAGTTTTGCATTACCCATGTCATCCTCCCAAGCCCGAGCAGTGCAGTTCATAGAGAGACTCCTACTTCATGGAGGAAGAAGAGTGTAGTGTGTACCCTACTTTGTCATGAACCCCAGCACCAGTCTCACCCCAGTGAACCCTGGCACCATGCTAGCACCTGTAATCCCAGGCTTGCCCTTTCATATCTAGGCTCCTGGCTGCCACAGTGCCAGTCCAGACCCGAAGGCCCCAGGGTGCAGGTCAGCCCCCGTGGACCCAGGCTCAATGCCTGCCTCAGTGACACAGCTTCCAGGCCTGCACCAGGGTTAGGTTGGCACCTGCAGCCCCAGGATCCAGACCAGCCCCTGCTAATAacttcaatagatgcagaaaaatgtatttgacaaaattcaacacacttttCTGATAAAACTTTTGACAAATTATAagaaatatacctcaacatagtgaaggccatatatgacaaacccacaactaacttcatattcacagatgaaaagctgaaagcttttcctccaagatcagaaacaagacaagggttcccactcttgccacttctattcaatatagtactggaagtcttagccaaAGTAATTAgacaagaataagaaataaaaggcatccaaattggaaaggaagaagtaaaattgtctgtgtttgcagatgacattttcttatatatagaaaaccttaaggCCTCCAGCAAAAAAGcagaattaataaacaaattcactagagttgcaagatacaaaaatctacatacaaaaatcagttgcatttctatacactaacaatgatcatgaaaagatattcaactttCTGTTGAATTCATAGGATAATTGAATAGAATGATGCCAGGGGCTCAAGATTAGAGAAAAATGCAGAGATGTTGGTCAAatggtacaaagtttcagttatgcaggaAGAATAAGTTCTGGAGGTCTAATTACAGCATGGTGAATATAGTtaataaatactatattttatacttgaaatttgctaagagagtagatcttaaatgtttactccacatacacacaaaaataactaTATGAgggatggatatgttaattaacttgattgtgataatcatttcacaatatatacacatttcaaaacatcacattgtacattataaatatatataccttttatttgtcaattttacctATATAAAGctggaaacaaataaaaatagtatctaacaacaacaacaacaacaaagggtACTTGCAAAGCATAATGAAGGACATCTGTGGAAAACTTCAGCTAATACCAAACATAATGAAAGAAGagctgaaatttttaattttgaaaatcatgatatttgaaattttcttttaatacatgTTGATGTTTTGGGATCCTATCTAAGAAATGTTTGTCTTCCCCAGGGTAAAAATGATATTCTGTGTGCCCCACAAGAAGTTTTATAGATTGAATATTTATGTTTAGTTCTATTATTTACCTCAAATAGATTGTTGTATATGGTGTATATACTTGTTCcagcattatttattgaaaaaactatcctttccccattgaattaccttggcatctttgttgaaaatcaattgatcatatatgtgtgtttctttctgtacatctttattctgttcattgatttatttgtctttctttatgtcAGTACTGCAATGACTTGATTATTATAGATTTATATTGAGTTTAATGATGAGGTAGTGTAAATCCTCCAACTTGATtcatctttttcaagattgttttggctcttccaggtcctttacatttccatatcAGCTTAGAATCTTCTTGTCAGTTTCTCCAAAATTTCTGTCTGGATTTTGAATGGGATAACATTAGTCTGTAAACTGACTTGGGAAGAAATGATATCTAAATAacattgagtcttctaatccatgacaAGTTATCTCTATAATAGGTCTTCCTCAGTTTCTCTCTACAATGCTTTGTAGCTTTCACTATAAAAGtcttatacattttcttttaattttctctcagttgttttatatttttaatgtattacaaatgatgttttaaaatatattttccaattgTTTCTTGTTGGTAAATAGAAATGCAATTGGTTTGTGTGACCTGACACAGCCTGATAGCTTGGTAGGTTCtcctattaattttattagttattttatagatTCATTGGGatttttttatagttatttatacACACAATCTTTGTGAAAAAGACAGTTTCCTTCTTTCCAATtgtaatgccttttatttctcttgccttattgcactgccTGGGACACCCAATATAACGTTATACAGTAGTGGTGATAGTGGATATTCTTgccttgttcttttctttaaaattttttaaagaatttactttgtttaagtatagttgaattacaattttgtgttaatttctgctgtacaggaaagtggttcagttatatatatattgtttttcatattcttttccattatggtttttcacaggatgttgaatatagttccttgtgctatacagtagaaccttgttgtttatccattctacatataatagtttgtacctgctaatcccaaactcccagtcccctcctcccccctccctcccccttggcaaccacgagtctgttctctatgtctgtgagtctgtttttttgtcatagataagttcatttgtgtcatatttaaattccacatataagtcatatactgtatttgtctttctctttctgacttcacttagtatgataatctctaggtctgtccatgttgttgcaaatggcattatttcattcttttttatggctgagtagtattccattatatatatgttctttatccattcatctgtcagtggacatttaggttgtttccatgtcttggctattgtgaatagtgctgctatgaacatagaggtgcatgtatctttttgaactagagTTTGGTCTTCTGCATAGATGtccatgagtgggattgctggatcacttagcaactctatttttagtttagaaaacagtttttatactgttttccatagtggctgcaccaatttacattctcactagcagtgtaggagggttctcttttctccacaccctctccaccatttgttatttgtagatttttaaataatggccattctgactgtgtgaggtggtaccccATTGTAGTCTTGCTTcacctttctctaataattagcagtgctgagcatcttttcatgtgcctactggccatctgtatgtcttctttggagaaatgtttatttaggtcttctgcccatttttcaattgggttgtttgtgttttttgttgttgagttgtatgagttgtttgtatattttggtaatTGAGCCCTTGTTGGTTgtatcatttgtgaatattttctcccagtccataggttgccttttcattttgtttatggtttcctttgctgtacaaaagcttttaagtttgattagatcccatttgcttatttttgctttcatttctattgccttgggagactgatctaagaaaacattggtacgatttatgtcagaggatgttttgcctatattctcttctaggagttttatggtgttgtatcttatgtttaagtctttaagccattttgagtttatttttgcatatggtgtgagggtgtgatctaacttcattgatttacatgtggctgtcaagctttcccaacacaatttgctgaagagactgtcttttttccattgtatgttcttgcctcctttgtcaaagattaattggccataggtgtgtgggtttattcttgggctctctattctgttccattgatctatatgtctgtttttgtgccagtaccacactgttttgactactgtagctttgcagtattgtctgaagtctgggagggttacgcctcctgctttgttctttttcctcaggtttgctttggcaattctgggtcttttatggtttcatataaattttaggatttttttgttctagttctgtggaaaaagtcataggtaatttgatagggatcacattaaatctgtaaacTGCTttggtagtatggccatttaaataatattaactcttccaatccaagagcatgagctatctttccatttctttgaatcatctttatcccttttttaatgttttatagttctcagcatatatgtCTTTCAACttcttggtcaggtttattcctaagtgtttttttttcatgcaattttaaaagggatttttttttacattccctttctgatattttattataagtGTAAAGAAATgtcttgccttgttcttgatcttaaagTCTTTTAAGTGACTTTATCTTGCTATTTCTCCTTGTCCATGTCCTTACATTCTGCCTCTTTTCTTCTAGTCTATAAATGGAAGGGACTGAGATATatcatcttttgttttatttttaactgaggCAAAATTGgttaaatttaccatcttaaccaattttaagtgtacagttcagttgTGTTAAGCGTATTCACGTTATAGTGCatcagatctctagaactttttcatcttgaaaaactgaaactctgtacccactatACAGTAATCCCTGTTGCCCCCATCCTTGGCAACCaactttctattttcagtttttatgagTCTGACTACTTCATCTGAGTGGAAATCCTACAGCATTTGCTCTCTTGTGACCAgcttatttagcataatgtccttgatGTTCATtcacgttgtagcatgtgacaggaatTCCTTCTTTTAATGCTGCagaatattccattatatgtatacacgacatttcctttatcctttcaattgttaatggacatttgggttgcttccttcTCTTGTCTGTTCTGGATAATGCTGCATTAAACATGAGCGTACAGGTATCTCTCTGCGATATCACTTTGAGTTCTTTTacgtatatacccagaagtgggattgctggatcatatggcagttccatttttaattttttaaggaggCTGCATgatgttttccataatgactgcaccattttatattctcaccaaccgCGCACAAGGGTTTCAACTTTgtattcttgccaacacttgggcATAGGAGCTCCTGGATTGAGGGGCTTTTCTTACTTAGATAACCTAGGTATTgcaaaatcaacatttttaatattcccattccctcttcccccacataaaacaagcaagcaaacaaacaaacaccatgTTTCTCCTGCTCTCTTCTGATCTTGAGTAAATCGTTTAATTAACACTCACCAATTTTCAATTACTTTGTTAGGTGCTGGTGATGAGAAGATGATAAAGGTATAAACACTTCCCTTACCATCTTCTCAGTCTAGAAATATAGTGTAAAGGTGGAATCATTTGTGAGGCATGGGAGTGAGTGAGTAACCTTTGCTGTGGTCTGGGAATGGATTACAAAGGACTTCTTGGAAGAGTTGATACCAGAGTTGAATTCGGAAGGTTATCCAAATGAGTATGTGAAAGGAGTGAGTTCCAAGACAAATAGAATAACATGTATTTAAATTTAGAGTTGTAAAATGTCATTTTGCattcaggaaaaaataagtaGATTGGTGTGATATGATCATTGTATAAAAAGAGGGAGTAGCAGGTGGTAAAGCTGGAATTGTCACACAAGGTTGTCTATGCTAATTTAGTAGCTTTATAGCTCACATTTTAGGtactaaagaaatatattttttttaaccaggagAAAAGCAATATGAATattgcttaaattttaaaaagtatcactttggtgagagtggggagaagggattaaaaataaaactgaaattaaagcTCTGACAATGAAAATGGATGGGAAGAGTTGGAGTGCTGAGATAGAATAGATTGAGATGTGTATAACTTGGGTTATATTGCCATCTGGTGTTCACCATGCAGTATAACTTGATGCGGGGAGTTAGAACATTAGAGTTGAACGTAATTTGAGAAAAttgggaaaagaggaaaatgagctCTCAGCGGAGATCAGAATTTGGCTTTGCAGGTGCTTAATTAATGTCTTATTTTGACACATTCTAGAAGCTCCTGGGAGCAACATGAAAGATGTGTCATTTTCAATCATTTTAGGAGGGTCTATGTGCATAGATAAATCATGAGGGAAGTCACCTAATGAACATGTGGGGCTGAGAGAATGTCTTTGATACTTTACTGATCTTCCTTAAAGAAGACAATCTTTCATCCTGACTGAACGTAAGTCTGGCTGAGTAATCATTAACTTGCCCAAAGAAGAGTCAAGATTATGGGAAAGACAACCTCATCTTCTAAGAAGCAGGGTTTTTACTCAAGTTGAAGACTCCATGGAGTTAAATTTTCTAGAGGGGAAAGACCATTAAACCAAGATTAGGGTTATTGCATAGGAGGATGTATTCGTTTGGTAGGCttccgtaacaaaataccatagattgtgtgccttgaacaacagaaatttattttctcccagtgctGGTacctggaaatccaagatcaaggtgttggcagggtagGTTTCACCTCTGAGGAGACCtcccctgaggcctctctccttggcttgtggatggctGCCTTCTTCGTGTGTATTTACACGGTTGCCTCTCTGAATGCACCTgcctggtgtctctctgtgtgtccaaatttcctcttgttacaaggacaccagtagtattagattagggcccactctaaggaactcattttaacttgattatctctTTAAAAACCCTATCTCTAAATATGGTCCCATGCTGAagttctggaggttaggacttcatcTTATGAGTTGTgggagacacagttcagcccagaAGAGAGAGTATGGCTGGCTATTTCATACTTCCTCAGGAACATACTCAGGGCCTATTATTAAAACTAGTACCTGGCTCTGGGAGACACTGGGGAGTCCTGTGAAGTAATCTGCCTGCCAAAATCCATACTGATTGTCTCTCCAAGTAGTGGTGAGTTTTCTTTTGTGGTGGCAGGGATAAGCTTTCTGGAACCTTTCT
The Phocoena sinus isolate mPhoSin1 chromosome 6, mPhoSin1.pri, whole genome shotgun sequence DNA segment above includes these coding regions:
- the LOC116754971 gene encoding LOW QUALITY PROTEIN: olfactory receptor 13F1 (The sequence of the model RefSeq protein was modified relative to this genomic sequence to represent the inferred CDS: deleted 1 base in 1 codon; substituted 1 base at 1 genomic stop codon); the encoded protein is MFQANLTSVTIFVFLGFSYYPKAEVIIFVLCLLMYLITLLGNIILISITILDSSLYTPMYFFLSNLSCLDVWYTSSAFPPMLINFVSGKNTLSFSGCAAQMYFSLAMRSTEYVLLAMMAYDXYVAICNPLRYPIIMNKRICVQIAAGSWVTGCFTALVEPVSVLQLSLCGSSVINHFACEILAVLKLVCVDTSMVQLIMLVITVLLVPMLMLLICISYAFILFNILRISSVDGQRKAFSTCAAHLTVVVLFHGTALSMYLKPSSVDSQEIDKFMTLVYGALTPRLNPIIYSLRNKEVKAALKKLLFRNSLVMF